The genomic window TTTTCCGGCAAAGCGGCCGAGGTAAAACCTTCGGTCGTGACGCTGTTGATCATCGCTCCGCCGCCCAGAAACGGCGGCATCGATTCCAGCAGGGATTCGCGCCCGTACAGCACGCCGATCCCCGTGGGACCACACAGTTTGTGGCCGCTGAAGACCAGAAAGTCCGCGTCCCAGGCCTGCACGTCGATGGGCATGTGCGGGGCCGCTTGCGCCGCATCGACCAAGGTAGCCGCGCCGTACTGTTTCGCTTGCCGCACCCACCGCTCGACCGGATTGACCGTGCCCAGCACATTGCTAACGGCCGTGAAGGCGAACATCTTGATGCGGGCACCGTGCTGCTGCCACAAGGCGTCCAGTTGTTCCTGATCGACCTGACCGTTGTCATTCAACGGCGCAAACACCACGCGGCAGCCCGTCCGCTCGGCCAACTGGTGCCAGGGCACGATGTTGGCGTGATGCTCCATCATCGTCAGCAGAACAATATCGCCTGCGGAGACATTCTGATCGCCCCAGGTGCGAGCGACCGTGTTGATGGCCGCCGTGGTGCCGGCGGCGAACAGGACTTCGCGCGAAGACGCGGCGTTAAGAAACGCGGTCACCGAGCGTCGAGCTTGTTCGTAACGGTCCGTCGAGGCTTCGCTGAGCGTATGGATGCCGCGATGCACGTTGGCGTAGTAAGTCTGGTAACAGTCGCTCATCGCATCGATGACCGCCTGCGGCCGCTGGGTGCTGGCGCCGTTGTCCAAATACACCAGAGGCACGCCGCTGGCAGCGGTGCGTTCCAGGACAGGAAAATCGCCGCGCAGCGTGTGCGGGTCAAAGGTCGGGGACGGGTTGGAAATCGTCTGTGGCGACATGGATTGGTTTTTGATTTTGCAATGGAGGGAACATGAAGCCACGTTGCTACCTTCGCCAGAAGGTAATTAAAGCGGCATTCTCTCGTGACTTCGTAGCATGGGGCTCTCTTCGTAGCATGGGCCCCCGGCCCAGGGCTGTAAGGGTAAGAAACACAATGAAAACGGCCTTTTCTCGTAAAACACAACCATGCATCTGAGAATTT from Roseimaritima ulvae includes these protein-coding regions:
- a CDS encoding aminotransferase class V-fold PLP-dependent enzyme; its protein translation is MSPQTISNPSPTFDPHTLRGDFPVLERTAASGVPLVYLDNGASTQRPQAVIDAMSDCYQTYYANVHRGIHTLSEASTDRYEQARRSVTAFLNAASSREVLFAAGTTAAINTVARTWGDQNVSAGDIVLLTMMEHHANIVPWHQLAERTGCRVVFAPLNDNGQVDQEQLDALWQQHGARIKMFAFTAVSNVLGTVNPVERWVRQAKQYGAATLVDAAQAAPHMPIDVQAWDADFLVFSGHKLCGPTGIGVLYGRESLLESMPPFLGGGAMINSVTTEGFTSAALPEKFEAGTPPIVEAIGLAAAIDYITDVGLQRIHQHELHLTQLAHQALAEVKGLRIIGPADPQDKSGIVSFAIEGVHAHDIAQWMDTRGVAVRAGHHCAMPLHKDLGLAASTRASFYLYNTTEEVERFVEAVSEVQAKFAPKGRRRRPRT